GATAAGATCGAAATCAAGAAGTTCGATCCCGTCGTTCGCAAGCACGTGATGTACAAGGAAGGCAAGATCAAATAAGGTCTGCCTCCCGCAACAAAAAACCCGCTTCGGCGGGTTTTTTGTTGTCTGGATATTGCTTTGTATTGGTTGCCGGTCGGCTCTTAAGGCTCGCCGCCCACTGCAAAGTTGGGCAGCCGGTCCACGGCCTGGGTGAAAGCGAAGGGAATGGAGATGGTATCCAGCCCTACATTCTTCTGCACCACGAAATGCAGGTGCGGGCCGGTACTGTTACCGGTATTGCCGGACTTGCCCAGTGGCGTACCTACATTCACGCGCTGGCCTTCCTGTACCACCACCGAGCGGTGTTTGAGATGCAGGTACACACTCATGGTGCCGTCATCGTGCAGCAGCCGTACAAAGTTACCTGAGGGGTTGGTACCGCGGCCAGACTGGTTGTTTTCGGTTTTCACCACCACGCCAGGTCGCGAAGCCACAATCGGCGTGCCTTCCGGCATGGCAATATCAATGGCGTAGCGGCCCTTGGCCCCGGTATGGCTATAACCGCCGCCGGGGCCCTGTGTCACGCGGAAGGGGCCACCCTGCCAAGGCAAGGGGTAATCCTTCAACGCATGTTTAGCACGTGGGTCACCCACGGCGTGCTTCAGCTTGTAGCTGTAGCTGGGTGGCCCGGCACCGACTTCGGGAGCCAGGGTCAGCAGGCGCATCTGCTGGCGTGGTTGCAAAATCCAGCGCACTGGTTTGGCCGGTACGCCGATCAGATTCTTTGCCGACTCGATGCTCAGCTCAACTTCCACTGGCGCATACAGATCGTTGTGCACCACCAGGGTCTCGCCGCCGGCATGCTTGTCGGTGGTGACGTAAACGTCTTTATCGAAGGTTTCGACCATGGCATCGCGAAACACGAATATCTCGGCGCCCTTGGTTTCCTTGTCGGTGTAGGTCACTACACCATTGCTGTCGACATATTTATAGATGGTCGATGCCAGCAGCACAGGGCTTGCCAGCAGCAAAGCCAGGCCGGTGAAGAAGGTCCGCATCCTTTGCAACCTCACATAATGCGTGTTGGCGAAAAAGCCGAGTCTATCCTGTTGTGCGCGTGGTGGCGACACGCACAACAGGGCGCTGTGATCAGCGTGCCATGCCCGGCGCAGGTTGCAGGGAATAGGTCCGCAGCGTCGCAGCAAAATCCTGCAGCGCCTTGATCCCACTGGTTTCTGCCTGGTGACACCATTCACGCAAAGCCTGCAGCATATCGTGGCCGTTGGCACTGGTGCGTCCCCAGATCTGCTGTAGTGCCAGACGCTTCTCGTAGATCACTTTCAGTGCCTGACTTTCAGCCAGTACACGCTGCAGTTTTTCTTCATTCTGGCTGTCCATCAAACTGCTTTCGCGGCTGAGCAGGCGCTTGGCGCGGCGAAACAGGTGGCGGACCGACTCATCAACCCGATGCATTTCCTGCTGCACCAGGGGTTTGATCACCAACTTGCGGTACTGGGCCATGATCTGAAAGCGATTATTCAAGATCGCCATCGCGGTATCCATGTCCAGCGTCTGCTTGCCTTCGACCTGATGCGCGATCGGCGCGGTACGCCGCACCTTGGCCAGCCCCAGCAGGCTGAACAGGCGGATCCATAACCAACCCATATCGAACTCCCACTTCTTCACCGACAGCTTGGCGGAGTTCGGGTAGGTGTGGTGATTGTTATGCAGTTCTTCCCCGCCAATCAGAATGCCCCAGGGCATGATATTGGTCGCTGCGTCCTTGCATTCAAAGTTGCGGTAGCCCAATGCGTGGCCCAGACCATTGATCACGCCTGCGGCCATCACCGGGATCCACATCATCTGCACAGCCCATACGGTCAGGCCGAGCACGCCGAATAGCGCCAGATCAATGAACGCCAGCAGGGTCACGCCAGCAATCGGAAAGCGGCTGTAGAGATTGCGCTCGATCCAGTCGTCCGGGCAATTTTTGCCATAGATACGCAGAGTTTCCTCGTTCTTGGCCTCTTCCATATACAGCTCGGCGCCTTTGCGCAGCACGGTAGACAGACCTTTATGCACCGGGCTGTGAGGGTCTTCCGGTGTTTCGCATTTGGCGTGGTGCTTGCGGTGGATGGCGGTCCACTCGCGGGTGTTCATGCTGGTTGTGAGCCACAACCAGAAACGGAAAAAGTGCTGCAGCGCGGGGTGTAGCTCGAGCGCACGGTGGGCCGAGTAACGGTGCAGATAAACAGTGACGCTGACGATGGTGATATGCGTCAGAACCAGGGTGACGGCCAGGATTTGCCAGCCGCTGAGTTGCAGTAAACCTTGATACCACATAGGGCTTCTATTCCTCTTTCAGCATTTCCGGAAAAACACCGGAATTTCGATTATGGACCAGGACACAGCTAAATGACACGTCCGTCAGACAATCGGCGAGTGCTATATTGCTAACTAAGCTTGAATACAACTGAGTAATGCATGACATCCAGTCGCAGTGCCTGGCACATCAGCCTTACATATATGGTAGTCGCTACCCTGTGGATTCTGTTTAGCGACAAAGTGTTGCTATGGCTGGGTGTGGAAATCATCACCCAGCAGCGCCTGCAGACGCTCAAAGGATTGCTTTTCGTCACGGTTACCGGTGTCCTGTTGTTCTACTCCACGCGCCACCATCTACGTCGCCGTCTGCAACAGGAGCAGGCGCTACGTCATAGTGAAGAACGCTTCGATCTGGCGTTGCTCGGCTCCAATGATGGGGTATGGGATTGGGATATCGTCTCCGGCGAATTGTATTTTTCTGATCGCTGCAAATTGGTCCTCGGGTATCCGCCCGAGTTCGACATGAATCAACAGGACACCTGGCTAAAGCGCCTGCATCCCGAAGATCGCCTTTCACTGCAAGCGGAATTGCGCCGGCATATAAGGGGCGAGACCGAGCGCCTGGATCATGTGCACCGGATCCGCCGTCGCGATGGGTTTTACGCCTGGGTCCAGGCGCGCGGCCAGGCGGTGCGCAACGCGCAGGGCAGAGCAATCCGCATGGTCGGCATCGTTTGCGATGTCACTCAGCAGAAATTGGATAACGAGCGCCTGCAGCAGGCCGCGGTGGTGTTCGACAGTACCAATGAAGGCGTCGTGGTCAGCGATAGCCGTAATCGTATTACCAACGTCAATAACGCCTTCTGCCGTATTACCGGGTACACCCACGATGAAGTGGTCGGGCAGAAGCCCGGGCTGCTGAAATCCGGTTGGCATGACGAGCTGTTCTATCGGGAAATGTGGGAAACCTTGGCCCATACGGGTAGCTGGCAGGGCGAAATATGGAACCGGCGCAAGGATGGCGAGATATACCCGCAATGGCAGGCCATCAATACCGTAAACGACAAAAGCGGCAAGCTCACGCATTACGTAGCGGTATTCTCGGATATATCCGTGCTCAAGCAGTCGCGCCAGGAGATCGACTTTCTCGCGCACCATGATCCGCTCACACGGTTGCCTAATCGACTATTGCTGACCGAGCGGTTGACCAACGCCCTGGTGCGCGCCAAGCGCCGGGAGCAACGGCTAGGTCTGATCTTTATTGATCTGGACCGCTTCAAGACGGTTAACGATAGTCTCGGGCATACCGCCGGCGATGAACTGCTGCGTCAGGCGGCTCAGCGGATGTCGCGCCTGTGCCGCGAAGAAGACACGCTAGCCCGTCTAGGGGGTGATGAGTTTGTCATGCTGGTGGAAAACCTTGCCGAGACTGACGACATCACGCCCATCGCGCAACGCTTGCAACGCGGCTTTGCCCGGCCCTTCGACATTAACGGGCAACTCATTCACCTGAGCGTGAGCCTGGGGATGAGCATCTTCCCCGAAGACGGCCAGGAAGGTGGCGAGCTGCTGACCAATGCCGATGCCGCGGTTACCCAGGCCAAGCAGAATGGCCGCAATACCTACGCGTTTTACACCCAGGCGCTGACCGACAATGCCCGCCTGCAGATGTCCTTGCAGGCCGATCTGCACCAGGCGATCAAGCTGCATCAACTGCAGGTGTTCTATCAGCCGCAGATCGACATGCACAGCGGGCGCGTCATCGCTCTTGAAGCGCTGGTGCGCTGGCAGCATCCGCAGCGCGGCCTGATCCCTCCGGCGGAGTTTCTGCCGGTAGCGCAGCATGTTGGCTTGCTGATCCCGATTGATGAATATGTGCTGCAGCAGGCCTGCCTGCAAATGCGTCAGTGGCTAGATGCGGGGTATCCGCTGACCTGCGTGGCGGTGAACATGTCCGGCTCCACGCTGGAACGTGGCGATGTGGTTAGCAACGTTAAAAAGGCCCTCGCTGGCGCCAATCTACCTGCCGCACACCTGGAATTGGAATTGACTGAAAGCGAAATCATGCAACAGGACGATCGCTGTATAGATACTCTCGACGCCCTGCGTGGCATGGGAGTCCGACTATCGATTGACGATTTCGGCACCGGTTATTCTTCGCTGCTCAGGCTCAAACGCCTGCCGGTCGATACCTTGAAGATTGATCGCGGTTTTATCAACGATTTGCCGGGTTCGGCAAACGACAGTGCCATATCCCGGGCGATCATTGCCCTGGGCCAGAGTTTGCAAATGTCCATCGTCGCCGAGGGTATCGAGACTCAAGCGCAGCACGAGCTGCTCAGGGAGATGAAGTGCGATGTCGGGCAGGGCTATCTGTATAGCAAGCCGCAGGATGTAGCGACAATTACTGCCTATCTAATCGACCACTTCAGAGATGAGCTGAAATAGTCAAGGTGTGTAACATGGATTGTACATTGAGGAATTTATTGTACAGGTACTGTACAAAGATAGTGCAACTCACATAACACCCTCCTTGGAGAATACTATGTTTGCACTGACTCAAAACTTCACCCAACGCGCTCGCTACACCTTGCTGGCCATGTTCAGCGCCAGCATGTTGATAGCGGCTCCCGCTTATGCGGATCACCATGGCGACAAGAAAGCCGCGGCGGACATCGTAGATACTGCAGTAGCAGCTGGCAGCTTCGAGACGCTGGTCACGGCAGTACAAGCGGCTGACCTGGTGGACACGCTGAAAGGCGACGGCCCGTTCACCGTGTTTGCGCCTACTGACGAGGCTTTTGCCAAAATCCCTCAAGCCGATCTGGAAGCCTTGTTGGCCGATAAGGAAAAGCTGACGGAAGTACTCACCTACCACGTGGTGCCAGGTAAAGTTATGGCAGCCGACGTGATCAGCATGACCAGCGCTGAAACGGTGCAGGGCGGTATGCTTACGATTGATGCTTCTGACGGCGTGAAGGTCAATGACGCTACTGTTACTGATACGGACATCAAAGCCAGCAATGGTGTGATCCATGTGATCGACACGGTATTGATGCCGGGTATGTAAACACGTGGTTGCATTACAGCAGGGCAGACTTTGGTCTGCCCTTTTTTATGGGCGCTGCTCTATGAGAACAGCGTGATCATTTCAACAAGTTTTCCTCATCCGATGTGCGCAATTCCTCCGCCACTTGCTTGTCTATGCTCAGGTCGGTCGCGGTATCCATGGCGCTTGAGTGGGAGGTCGGCGCAGGATTTTCTGTGATCGCGGGTGGATGTGAAACAGACTGTGCATCATTGTCCAGCAGCACCCGGTAGGTCGCTAAAGGTGCGACTATCGCCGCCTGGTCGAAAGCCCGTTTCACTATGCGAATCGCTTCGCTGCGGGACTTGTGAAAATCACTGTCGCGTTGATCGATCCAGGCCATAAAGCGCAGTTGCGCTGCGCTGTCACCCAGCTCCATGATCAGGCCCTGGGGTTCCGGATCGTCGAGTACACCAGGCATGCCGCGAAGCGCGTCAAGCCCCAGTTGGCGAGTCTTGGCCAGGTCGTGAGGGCTGGGGATGCTGATATTGAACTCAAAGCGGCGCAGCGGGTTGCGGGTGAAATTGGTCATCGCTGAGGTGATGATGACGCTGTTGGGGATGCGCAGATGATTGCCGTCGCGGGTCATCAATACCGTATCCCGCGAGGTCAGACGCATGACCTTGCCGTTGAATGCGCCGACCTCCACCTGGTCGCCGATGCTGAAGGGATTGCGGGCGCTGAGCAGGATGCCTGCCAGGTAGTTCTCAACGATGTTGCGAAAGGCAAAGCCGACGGCAATGCCGGCTACGCCGGCGATACCCAGAATGGCGCCTACCAATGCTGTGGCGTCCATGACCTCCAGAGCGATTAGCACCCCTATAGCGGTGATAACCAGGCGAACCATCCGCTTGCCGAGGCTAGAAGCCTGCTCGGACAGGCCGATTCGTCGTAGCCATGCGTCGTGGTTGCCGGCCCAGCGGCCAAGCAAAGCGAAGACGATAAAGATCGCCAGCGCCATCAGGCCCACTGGCAGCGTCTGCAATGCGCTGGCGCTCATGTCTCTGAAGCGGCGCGTCAGCGGCTGGACCCGCGCTGAAATGTTCACATCATCTTCCAGGCGATTCTGAACGTAGACCACGCCTTCAACTCGACGGGCAATGTCGTCGATATCCCGAGCGACGCGCAGGTTGCTGACATTGCCGCTCAGGGTGACCACGCCGGCATTGACCTGAATCTGAATGGCATCCAGGCCGTCAATGGCGCCGAGCACCTGGGTCAAGCGCTGCTGGATGGCCTCGTCCTGGGGAGCGTCGATGACGCGTATTTCCGCCTCCAGATTATCGCCTTGTTGGCTCTGCGCCAGTGGCATCCAACTGAGCAGCAGGACGAGGGTGAAAAGCAGGTGCTTGTTCATCATCAGGCTCTTAACGGTAAATTAATGGCGTCGGGCAATTAGCTGGGCAGTTTAGAGCAAGAGCGCGGAGTCGCCTATTGGAACGAAAATCGCCAAGTGTCAGTCACACATAGCGAATTGTTCTCAAAGAGGTTATTCATGCGACTGAAAATGCTGACACTGTGCTCTGCTTTGCTAATGACCTGTGGCGCTGCGACGGCGAACCAGCCTAACGTTTACGGGCTGAGTGAAAAGGCCTTGCTGCCGGAATTGGATCTGGAAGTACCGGCCAAGCTGGATACCGGTGCGGTTACCGCGTCGCTCAGCGCGCAGAACATCAAGCTGTTCAAGCGTGATGGCGAAGACTGGGTGCGTTTCGAATTGGCTGTTGAGGGTGAGCAGGAAGGTAAAGAGCTGGAGCTGCCGGTAGTGCGCATCAGCCAGATCAAGCGTCGCGCAGCGGACATACCTGAAGGCGAAACCAAGGATTACACGTCCCGGCCGGTGATTGAAATGGCCGTGTGCATGGGTGGTGTGAAAGAGAATATTGAGGTCAATCTGACTGATCGTACCTCGTTTTCCTACCCTTTCCTGATCGGCTCGACTGCGTTGCAGCAGTTTGATGCGATGGTAGATCCGAGCCTGGAATATTCTGCCGGCAACCCGGAATGTACGTCATAACGCTTGAGTCGTAGCCGCCAAGGCTTTTGTGAACAACGGTCGCCGTAGCACCTCCGTGCTCGGCGACCGTTGTTGTTTCTACTGCAGTTGACCGCTTATTCCTCGGAACTTATTCCTCGGAACCCAGCTTGTACGCGAGTACATAGTCGCCAATGGTGGTGCCTACCGAACCATGTCCGCCGGCTACCAGCACTACCATCTGCTCGCCCTGGCTATTCAGATAGGTCATCGGCGTAGCCTGACCGCCGGCGGGTATGCGCTGCTCCCAGAGCTGCTCACCGTCGGTAAGACGATAGGCGCGAAAGTAGTTGTCTACACTCGCTGCCAGAAAGGCCACGCCACCCCGGGTGATGATTGGACCGCCGATGCCGGGCACGCCCATCTTGATCTTCAGCGGCAGCGGGGTCATATCCTGGACGGTGCCATTCTTGTGTTTCCAGTGAGTTTCACCGGTCCGCAAATCAGCACCTGCCACGTAACCCCACGGCGGTTGCTGGCAGGGGATACCAAGCGGGGAGAGGAACGGCCCCAGCTCTATCGCATAATTGGCCCCGGCGTTCTCGTTCAGGCCCTGCTCGCCGGAATTGGTCGCGCCTTCAAGGTCTTTGCCCTCTTCCTTGGCGACTAGTTTGGAGGTGAAGGCCAGGTAAACCGGCATGCCGAACATGACCTGACGCTCGGGATCAACGGCAATGCTGCCCCAGTTGAACACGCCGAAGTTGCCCGGATAGACCAGTGTGCCTTGCTCGGAGGGCGGTGTGTAACGACCCTCGTAATGCAGCGACTCGAACTGGATACGGCAGATCATCTGGTCCACCAGGGTGGCGCCCCACATGTCTGCGGAGCGCAGCGGCTCAGGGGCAAAACTCAGCGCAGACACCGGTTGGGTCGGCGCAGTCCAGTCGCCTTCAATGGCGCCTTGCGGGGCAGGTACTTCGCTGATCGGCAGCAGCGGTTCACCGGTTTCCCGATTCAGCACGTACACATCGCCCTGTTTGGTTGGCACTACCAGGCCGGGCTGCAGCCCCTGTTCGGTCTGAATATCGACCAGGCTGGGCTGCGCCGGCGTGTCCATGTCCCACAGGTCGTGATGAACGAACTGTTGCACCCATTGCGCCTGCCCGGTTTCCAGGCTTAGGGCCACCACGGAGCTGGCGTACTTTTCCTCTTCGGGAGTGCGATATATGCCCAATTGGTCGGGGGTACGGTTACCCATCGGGAAATAGATCAGCCCCAGCTCTTCATCCGCGCTGGCCACGGCCCAGCTGTTGGGCGAGCTGGTGGCGTAGGTATCACCTTCGGCGATCGGCGCGGTGTCTTCGGGGTTGGCTGAATCCCAGTTCCAGCGCAACTCGCCAGTGCGGGCGTCGTAAGCACGGATCACGCCGGAGGGCGCATTGATGTCGTAATTGTCATTCACCGCACCGGCGACCACGATCAGGCCGGCGGCGACCACAGGAGGCGAGGTTGAGTAGTAGAAGCCGTCCTGGGTATGGGGCATGTTGTGCATCAGATCGAGTACGCCGTTATCGGCAAAGTTGCTGCAGCGGGCGCCGGTTTGCGGGTCTACCGCGATCAGTCGTGCGTCCGAGGTGGGCATATACAGCTGCGCATCACAGCGGATCGCAGCCAGGTCCTGGGCTGGCTCCGAGGCAGGCACGCTGGCGGTATCGCTGGTGCGCTCAGTTGCCGGTGCCAGATAGGACACGCCGCGACAGGTCTGATGCTGGCGCTGACTTTCGGCGGGTACCTTGGCGTCATACACCCAGAGTTCTTCGCCGGTGTCTGCGTCCAGTGCCACTAGCCAGTTATGCGGCGTACACAAGAACAAGCTGTTGCCGATTTTAAGCGGGGTAGCCTGGTAGGTGGTTTCAAGTACATCTTCCGGGCCTTTCAGATCGCCAGTCTGGTACTCCCAAGCCAGGTCCAATTCGGCTACGTTGTCTGGCGTGATCTGCTCCAGCGGCGAATAGCGTTGGCCATAATTACTGCGGCCATAGCTTGGCCAGT
This genomic stretch from Halopseudomonas pelagia harbors:
- a CDS encoding peptidoglycan DD-metalloendopeptidase family protein — encoded protein: MRTFFTGLALLLASPVLLASTIYKYVDSNGVVTYTDKETKGAEIFVFRDAMVETFDKDVYVTTDKHAGGETLVVHNDLYAPVEVELSIESAKNLIGVPAKPVRWILQPRQQMRLLTLAPEVGAGPPSYSYKLKHAVGDPRAKHALKDYPLPWQGGPFRVTQGPGGGYSHTGAKGRYAIDIAMPEGTPIVASRPGVVVKTENNQSGRGTNPSGNFVRLLHDDGTMSVYLHLKHRSVVVQEGQRVNVGTPLGKSGNTGNSTGPHLHFVVQKNVGLDTISIPFAFTQAVDRLPNFAVGGEP
- the desA gene encoding delta-9 fatty acid desaturase DesA, producing MWYQGLLQLSGWQILAVTLVLTHITIVSVTVYLHRYSAHRALELHPALQHFFRFWLWLTTSMNTREWTAIHRKHHAKCETPEDPHSPVHKGLSTVLRKGAELYMEEAKNEETLRIYGKNCPDDWIERNLYSRFPIAGVTLLAFIDLALFGVLGLTVWAVQMMWIPVMAAGVINGLGHALGYRNFECKDAATNIMPWGILIGGEELHNNHHTYPNSAKLSVKKWEFDMGWLWIRLFSLLGLAKVRRTAPIAHQVEGKQTLDMDTAMAILNNRFQIMAQYRKLVIKPLVQQEMHRVDESVRHLFRRAKRLLSRESSLMDSQNEEKLQRVLAESQALKVIYEKRLALQQIWGRTSANGHDMLQALREWCHQAETSGIKALQDFAATLRTYSLQPAPGMAR
- a CDS encoding putative bifunctional diguanylate cyclase/phosphodiesterase, which codes for MTSSRSAWHISLTYMVVATLWILFSDKVLLWLGVEIITQQRLQTLKGLLFVTVTGVLLFYSTRHHLRRRLQQEQALRHSEERFDLALLGSNDGVWDWDIVSGELYFSDRCKLVLGYPPEFDMNQQDTWLKRLHPEDRLSLQAELRRHIRGETERLDHVHRIRRRDGFYAWVQARGQAVRNAQGRAIRMVGIVCDVTQQKLDNERLQQAAVVFDSTNEGVVVSDSRNRITNVNNAFCRITGYTHDEVVGQKPGLLKSGWHDELFYREMWETLAHTGSWQGEIWNRRKDGEIYPQWQAINTVNDKSGKLTHYVAVFSDISVLKQSRQEIDFLAHHDPLTRLPNRLLLTERLTNALVRAKRREQRLGLIFIDLDRFKTVNDSLGHTAGDELLRQAAQRMSRLCREEDTLARLGGDEFVMLVENLAETDDITPIAQRLQRGFARPFDINGQLIHLSVSLGMSIFPEDGQEGGELLTNADAAVTQAKQNGRNTYAFYTQALTDNARLQMSLQADLHQAIKLHQLQVFYQPQIDMHSGRVIALEALVRWQHPQRGLIPPAEFLPVAQHVGLLIPIDEYVLQQACLQMRQWLDAGYPLTCVAVNMSGSTLERGDVVSNVKKALAGANLPAAHLELELTESEIMQQDDRCIDTLDALRGMGVRLSIDDFGTGYSSLLRLKRLPVDTLKIDRGFINDLPGSANDSAISRAIIALGQSLQMSIVAEGIETQAQHELLREMKCDVGQGYLYSKPQDVATITAYLIDHFRDELK
- a CDS encoding fasciclin domain-containing protein; its protein translation is MFALTQNFTQRARYTLLAMFSASMLIAAPAYADHHGDKKAAADIVDTAVAAGSFETLVTAVQAADLVDTLKGDGPFTVFAPTDEAFAKIPQADLEALLADKEKLTEVLTYHVVPGKVMAADVISMTSAETVQGGMLTIDASDGVKVNDATVTDTDIKASNGVIHVIDTVLMPGM
- a CDS encoding mechanosensitive ion channel domain-containing protein, producing the protein MNKHLLFTLVLLLSWMPLAQSQQGDNLEAEIRVIDAPQDEAIQQRLTQVLGAIDGLDAIQIQVNAGVVTLSGNVSNLRVARDIDDIARRVEGVVYVQNRLEDDVNISARVQPLTRRFRDMSASALQTLPVGLMALAIFIVFALLGRWAGNHDAWLRRIGLSEQASSLGKRMVRLVITAIGVLIALEVMDATALVGAILGIAGVAGIAVGFAFRNIVENYLAGILLSARNPFSIGDQVEVGAFNGKVMRLTSRDTVLMTRDGNHLRIPNSVIITSAMTNFTRNPLRRFEFNISIPSPHDLAKTRQLGLDALRGMPGVLDDPEPQGLIMELGDSAAQLRFMAWIDQRDSDFHKSRSEAIRIVKRAFDQAAIVAPLATYRVLLDNDAQSVSHPPAITENPAPTSHSSAMDTATDLSIDKQVAEELRTSDEENLLK
- a CDS encoding ATP-dependent zinc protease — its product is MRLKMLTLCSALLMTCGAATANQPNVYGLSEKALLPELDLEVPAKLDTGAVTASLSAQNIKLFKRDGEDWVRFELAVEGEQEGKELELPVVRISQIKRRAADIPEGETKDYTSRPVIEMAVCMGGVKENIEVNLTDRTSFSYPFLIGSTALQQFDAMVDPSLEYSAGNPECTS
- a CDS encoding glucose/quinate/shikimate family membrane-bound PQQ-dependent dehydrogenase, whose translation is MIVLLLIFALLGLALLAGGLWLAALGGSVYYAIAGAALLAVAMLMRSRRTAAQLIYALLLAITAVWALWESGYDWWPLATRLGVLLLLAIPLLWPARQASRAPALVLFGVWAVTGLVLLGSLFNDAHRIEGELTTDSVVTNPELGLAADQNDWPSYGRSNYGQRYSPLEQITPDNVAELDLAWEYQTGDLKGPEDVLETTYQATPLKIGNSLFLCTPHNWLVALDADTGEELWVYDAKVPAESQRQHQTCRGVSYLAPATERTSDTASVPASEPAQDLAAIRCDAQLYMPTSDARLIAVDPQTGARCSNFADNGVLDLMHNMPHTQDGFYYSTSPPVVAAGLIVVAGAVNDNYDINAPSGVIRAYDARTGELRWNWDSANPEDTAPIAEGDTYATSSPNSWAVASADEELGLIYFPMGNRTPDQLGIYRTPEEEKYASSVVALSLETGQAQWVQQFVHHDLWDMDTPAQPSLVDIQTEQGLQPGLVVPTKQGDVYVLNRETGEPLLPISEVPAPQGAIEGDWTAPTQPVSALSFAPEPLRSADMWGATLVDQMICRIQFESLHYEGRYTPPSEQGTLVYPGNFGVFNWGSIAVDPERQVMFGMPVYLAFTSKLVAKEEGKDLEGATNSGEQGLNENAGANYAIELGPFLSPLGIPCQQPPWGYVAGADLRTGETHWKHKNGTVQDMTPLPLKIKMGVPGIGGPIITRGGVAFLAASVDNYFRAYRLTDGEQLWEQRIPAGGQATPMTYLNSQGEQMVVLVAGGHGSVGTTIGDYVLAYKLGSEE